The following are encoded in a window of Roseivirga misakiensis genomic DNA:
- a CDS encoding UvrD-helicase domain-containing protein: MSLTVYKSSAGSGKTFTLVKEYLKLVLVSPRDFKNILAITFTNKATEEMKRRILASLLAIAEGKTEPMFDTLKVELADQLDEQGIRDRAAEAYELIIHNYGRFEISTIDSFFSKVLRSFARELDLPMSYELEMNTGLALNESIDQLFRSLDDNQQVRDWLVSFANEQMENDKSWNVDQNMAKLGKSLFSEAFQAGFKNIDLDLDELKKMIVSMAKTVKSYESALKSYGNEALDLITSHGLTVTDFKGGTRSVANTFKKIADGNFELTATFLKAVSGEDTWYTKTSDKADQIEQLTAGKFGEVAQAIVQYIDDYQVEYNTARTLVKNMFSYGLLEELNKHLKNYRDEHNVMLISDNNLILRDILDQADAPFIFEKLGSYFKHIMIDEFQDTSNFQWSNLKPLVINALSEDNNVLIVGDVKQSIYRFRGGNMNLLLSALENDLGAFYTTASNQNLKDNYRSLQEVVAFNNQVFEQLPALIGVHENITDETLFAKAYAEHEQTAKGKAGGYVRVRFYEKSETPWKDAALVDLVETIKENQKQGFELSDMLILVNANGEIPSIANALLSENIDFINGESLKITQSNLVQFVLEVFRYLQSDFDEILLMNLITLFHQLSNKAHQDVFLRGKNHRMTLDEAGFPKAFLDQKHHLKQQSLFDLVSEVLLIFDFKDHGDVYIQQFLDVVLEQTQKGINAINTFMEWWDSEGHETTVSANEKNNAVRIMSIHKSKGLEAPIVFIPFTHWSIIPPVRHQFWTTDLPEAYKSLKFVPLDYSKRSLANSHFAEEFHRESAAFALDVLNKTYVAFTRPREKLYIGAPNGASKSKNPSLATIQSLLWNLMPSTEAIETSSTDFTDYEFGQSEVKIGQSEATSATESVQVYPASSYLQKLTIRNDSDRFFMLQEGDSAQNITIGNQVHEVLSAIHTQDDLSMVLKQMQQSGELDDKAVKEVSTRIEKLFSDPKIAPWFADGYQVLNEKEIWFEDRIHKPDRLLTNGTHAIVIDYKKEKESDLHHQQVRRYMRAMKALGYDRVEGHLIYVEPVIVRDVTAQEGTAQMTMF, from the coding sequence CGCTGAGGGCAAGACTGAGCCAATGTTCGATACGTTGAAAGTTGAGTTGGCAGATCAATTAGACGAACAAGGCATAAGAGATCGTGCAGCTGAGGCCTACGAATTGATTATTCATAATTACGGCCGTTTCGAGATTTCAACCATCGATAGTTTTTTCTCTAAGGTACTCAGATCATTTGCGAGAGAGCTCGATTTACCCATGAGCTATGAGTTGGAAATGAATACGGGTTTGGCCCTCAATGAATCTATCGATCAACTCTTCAGGAGCCTCGATGACAATCAACAAGTTCGTGACTGGCTAGTCTCGTTTGCCAATGAGCAAATGGAAAATGACAAGTCGTGGAATGTAGACCAGAACATGGCCAAATTGGGTAAAAGTCTTTTTTCTGAGGCATTTCAAGCAGGTTTTAAAAATATCGACCTTGATCTAGACGAACTCAAGAAAATGATTGTCTCCATGGCAAAGACAGTCAAAAGCTACGAGAGTGCCTTAAAATCTTATGGAAATGAGGCCTTAGATCTAATCACTAGCCATGGTTTGACGGTTACCGACTTTAAAGGTGGCACGAGAAGCGTGGCCAATACTTTCAAGAAGATTGCCGATGGTAACTTCGAACTCACCGCTACCTTTTTGAAAGCAGTCAGCGGAGAAGATACCTGGTATACAAAAACATCCGACAAAGCCGATCAGATAGAGCAACTTACTGCGGGTAAATTTGGGGAAGTAGCCCAGGCCATAGTGCAATACATCGATGACTATCAAGTCGAATACAATACAGCCAGAACGCTTGTTAAGAATATGTTTTCTTATGGCTTGCTAGAAGAACTAAACAAACACCTGAAAAACTACAGAGACGAGCACAATGTTATGCTTATCTCTGATAATAACCTCATCCTCAGAGATATTCTAGATCAAGCCGATGCCCCTTTCATCTTCGAGAAGTTAGGGAGTTACTTTAAGCACATCATGATCGATGAGTTTCAAGACACCTCCAATTTCCAATGGTCCAACCTAAAGCCATTGGTCATTAATGCCTTGTCAGAGGACAATAATGTGCTGATTGTGGGTGATGTGAAGCAGTCTATCTATCGCTTCAGAGGCGGGAATATGAACCTGCTATTATCAGCGTTAGAAAATGATTTAGGAGCCTTTTATACGACAGCTTCTAACCAAAACTTAAAAGATAATTATCGCAGTCTCCAAGAAGTTGTGGCCTTTAATAATCAGGTCTTTGAGCAATTACCAGCACTCATCGGAGTTCATGAAAACATTACAGATGAAACCCTTTTTGCTAAAGCCTATGCAGAACATGAACAAACAGCAAAAGGCAAAGCAGGAGGCTATGTACGGGTTCGTTTCTACGAGAAAAGTGAAACTCCTTGGAAAGACGCTGCCTTAGTTGATCTGGTTGAAACTATCAAGGAAAACCAAAAGCAGGGTTTTGAATTGAGTGATATGCTTATCCTAGTCAATGCCAATGGAGAGATACCTAGCATTGCCAATGCCCTATTAAGCGAAAACATTGACTTTATCAACGGAGAGTCCCTCAAAATCACCCAAAGCAATCTGGTCCAGTTTGTTCTTGAGGTTTTTAGATATCTACAGTCAGATTTTGATGAAATACTATTGATGAACTTGATAACCCTTTTTCATCAATTGAGTAATAAAGCGCACCAAGATGTTTTCTTGAGAGGGAAAAATCACAGAATGACTTTAGATGAGGCCGGTTTCCCGAAGGCCTTTTTAGATCAAAAGCATCACTTAAAACAACAGTCGCTTTTCGATTTAGTCAGCGAAGTCCTATTGATTTTCGATTTTAAAGATCACGGTGATGTTTACATACAGCAGTTTTTGGATGTAGTTTTAGAGCAAACACAAAAGGGGATCAATGCCATCAATACTTTTATGGAATGGTGGGATAGCGAAGGTCACGAAACCACTGTTTCGGCCAATGAAAAGAATAATGCTGTCCGGATTATGTCGATTCACAAGTCGAAAGGTTTGGAGGCACCGATTGTTTTTATCCCTTTTACCCACTGGAGCATAATTCCACCTGTTAGACATCAGTTTTGGACAACCGATCTGCCAGAAGCTTACAAATCCCTAAAATTTGTACCCTTAGATTATTCAAAACGGTCGCTCGCTAATTCCCATTTTGCCGAAGAATTCCATCGAGAGTCAGCTGCTTTTGCATTGGATGTGTTGAACAAAACCTATGTAGCCTTTACAAGACCAAGAGAAAAGCTGTATATCGGTGCGCCAAATGGAGCATCTAAATCGAAAAATCCATCGCTAGCTACAATCCAGTCTTTGCTTTGGAACTTGATGCCGAGCACGGAAGCGATCGAGACTTCGAGTACCGATTTTACCGATTATGAGTTCGGTCAGAGTGAGGTGAAAATTGGCCAGAGTGAGGCTACTTCAGCAACAGAATCCGTCCAAGTCTACCCGGCATCGTCATACCTACAGAAACTTACGATTAGAAACGATTCAGATCGGTTTTTCATGCTGCAAGAAGGCGATAGCGCTCAGAATATCACGATTGGTAACCAAGTACATGAAGTTTTATCGGCTATCCATACTCAAGATGATTTGTCAATGGTGCTGAAGCAAATGCAGCAATCGGGAGAATTAGATGACAAAGCAGTGAAGGAAGTCTCAACTCGGATTGAAAAGCTCTTTTCGGACCCAAAAATAGCGCCGTGGTTTGCGGATGGCTATCAAGTTTTAAATGAAAAGGAGATTTGGTTCGAAGATAGAATTCATAAACCGGACCGATTGCTCACTAATGGCACGCATGCCATTGTTATCGATTACAAAAAGGAAAAAGAATCTGATTTGCATCACCAACAAGTGCGTCGTTATATGCGCGCTATGAAGGCCTTGGGTTACGATCGGGTAGAAGGCCATTTAATCTATGTGGAACCCGTCATCGTCAGAGATGTGACCGCGCAAGAAGGTACGGCGCAAATGACAATGTTTTAG